The DNA sequence TATATTATACCTTGGCTCCTTTGGTTTCTTCCCCCCTCCTGTTCACTTTTGCAGCCTCAACAGGTCTTTTGCCCTTCTCAGCTGGAGTAAATCTGCTAGAACTATCTTCACCCCTAGATCTCTTATTCTGCTTGGATTGAGCTAACCTTTCCCTAAGTTCTTCAGCCAACTTCTCTTTCACAGCTAAAACCTTTCTTGCCCTGTTATCTACAGCGTCCATCTCTCTCTTTACTGCCTCTTCCTGAGCCAATTGCTCTGCAGCCTCTCTTGCTCTCAATCTATCAGTTTCCTCCCTTTCCTCAACCGTTGCCTCCCTTTCCCTAAACCTCTGCAGTCTCTTTTTCAGCTATTGCCTCCCTTTCCCTAACCTCTGCCTCAAGCTTTTTCTTTAGAGCTGTTATAGCAGAGGCAGGCCAAGGCCTTTTAGCAACATGCTTAACTCTTTTAGGTTTTGTAGAGGGTCCCTAAAGTTACCCTTATGCCTCTCTGTTTCAAAACTTTTTCTACTGTGTCCCACATTTTCTTGCCCTGCAGTTGCTTGTGAACCCAACACATCTGTTACAATATCAGATAACCTTTCAAATGTGTCTTGACTTGGCCCAACCCCAACATTTACTCCACATTCTTTAAAGCCTTCAGCAACCCTTATTTCACCTTATTACCATTTGAACCACCACTCCATATGTGAGATCAATGATATCTGGAGCACTGGTCCCCACATGTAATCTGCTTGGAGAGCTGTTGTACTAACTAGCCTGTAAGTTTACTACCTCAAACATTCTTTCCTTCTCTGCTGCACTCCATTTATTCAGTGGATTTTCCCAGTCAGGGTCTTCTGGCTTCAGATCATCTAATTCAGTCTCTTTCTTCCTCCTAGGACCACCCCCTGTTATATACATATTAATATGCCTCTTACTCAAATGTATCACCTTCACCATTTCTAGAGCATCTGCATCATTCTTAATTGGAATGAATCCTTCATTGCTTGATGTTCGAGGCAGCTTGACATGGTAGGAGATAGGCTTCTCCCTGTACCCCCAATGCATATGCAACGTTGTTCATCTCCACCCATGAGAACAACTCTAAGATCTAGCCCCTCTAAATagatccccccccccccccccaatcttTTTGAACCTAGCCACCTTATACTTCTTGGTCCCATGGAAGATTTCCATTGTGCACAGATGGTCAGAAGCTGCAAAATCTAACATATGAACCTGAACAATCAATATCAATGTCAATAAGAGACAACAAATTCTCCAACTATTATGAATCCAAACAAAATGCTCATGCTCATTCAGATGTAAAATACTTGATATTGAATCGTATTCAAACTTTTCCCAAATCGATTTTTTCCGGATTCAGACTACAACATTCAAAAATCCTAATATTTGAAGTTAACCATCAtagtccaaaaacaaaaataatataaaacctAGAACACACATGTCGATTTCCATAATACTCTTTCTTTATTCAAGCACTAAAAGAAACCAATTTTTATATCTTCATTGCTGAAACCCTAGAAAGATTGGATTtttgcccaatttttttttaaaactcctTGTAACGCTCcaaactgcacctcaccagcttgagCATGTCATAGTGCCGCGAGGCCCTGAAACACAAACCGAAGGTTCTATTTACATTCCAAAACCTGCAAGGCATTTTAGTAAATCATTTTCCGTAAAACGCACACCGGAATCATTTAAAATAATTTTGAGATGAAAACTGTAAAACTTTTATTTCAAATATTTGTTTGTCTAAAGCTTGAGTAAATAAGGAATCAAGAAATAATCAACTCCTCGAATTATCGGATTTGACATGAATGATCAACCAACGACTTCCGTGGTAGCattaaataatcaagaaattgaattaaacttTGGAACTTATGTCTATTACAAACATTTACCCAAGATGACTCCGCACACCCGTTTCATTCATCAATCTCATCactagtgcacagtacctgcttccacactgttgtaggggtgagtttTCATCCTCGTTGCTCAGTAGGGGGCTTCACCCCTGCTAGATTTGAAAACTTTTTATCTTTTGTGGCGCCAGtataaaaaaacaaatgtaAATGCATTTTCTTTAAGAATGACAACTTAAATGATTTTCTGATATAAAATCTGATGCATGAACTTCAAGTGAATGCGGGCCCAAAACAATACCTGAAGGCTAGTCCCATAGACcaactacacgaccttacctcaaatcaaTTCATAACCAAGTAATTAAGCGTAGcaagagcgtccgctacctagctacacatgCGGAATCGGGTCGTCATTACGATTGCACACAATCCAACAGGTGTAGCTAATCCTCTGGAGGTTTTGGAGATCGAACCCAAGAAAGTCAgtgccacccttcgctctcaagctaCCAATGTTATCTCTCATGAAGTGGTTAATATGCATTGCATTtaaacataaccaaaccatgaaatttaacatgcatcatgcatgcatcactttatataaaaaaacaaagctACTAACAGAGAAAATGCCCCGAATCCCCTACCTAGATTATGAAGTCGCTTAATTCATGTTGTCTGAGATTTACGAACCTTCCGTTTCTCGGGTAACTGTAGTCCAAGATTCCGACATAATGATTGTTAATAATTCGTTAAATAAGTATTTAAATTCTCGACGACTATCTAATCGTCTAACCAACtgttcctggtttgaccaggattgaccaAAGTTGACCAATCACGACTAATCTCATAAAGTTTCAATTACTAGatgttgaaacaaaaaaaaaatagtgacgTTCAAGTTTTGGAGAGGTGGCTTTGCTGCATTATTTCTTATGATAATATTATGTTATCTTAGGGAATTCAAATGCAGTATGTTGCATCaattatgcatgaaatgatgacTTCAAGATTAGTTGCAAAAGAAGAGGCCAAGTACGTTCAAACCAAATAAAGAGGAAGCTGATGAGATCAACCACAGTTAGAGTTGGAAGAGATAATGCAgtttttcaaatttcaagttGTTTGGCTCATACATGCACATTAACGTCCACAACAGTTAGTTGGACTTTTCAAATTATGATGAGATCAAAGCCAAGATAGCTATCATCAATTCAAATTCCAGCAGCTTTGTGGGGCTGGCCGAACACCTACAAACTCGGTCAAACTAGTTTTGAATATCAaatcatttcaatttcaaactGGAGTCATCCTCAGCTCCACCTTATCCATTACTTTCCTATAAAAGGAGCTACCACACAGATGAGAAAAAGGGGAGCAGCAAGAAGGACTGGAGGACAGAAAACACATCAAGAGAAAGGTGAAGCCCTGCtgcaaaagagagaagaagtttCCAGCAGTTCGAAGGAGGAGCCGGCAAGCAGACGCTAAAAGGTTGAGGCCTCTCTGCTACCTCTTGTTTTTTTTGCAGGGTCTCTTTTACTGGTGTCGCTGTGGAGCCATAGAGATCCCCGAACGGTCGCAATCTTGTATACGATACATGTGTATCAACGAGTGTATGACCAATCGGTGGAGTGTCATGCCATCCGTTCTGGAAGTCAACAACGGTCACCACCGAAAGCCTCcttcctttcctttccaccGCAGTGCAGCAAATGGCCTTGCACCAGTTGCAAAATAAGCCACGCAAAGAACACAACAGCCAGAACATCAACCACACAAAACATAAAATTGGTGTCTGGAGGAAATAATTTACCCTTGATGTTCTCTTGGAGTATTTCCAACAACCTGCAAGCAAGGAGGAAAGAAATCAGAAACCTGAGACCAAGTTGTGAAGCAGAAGCCTTTCACTTCTATGTGAGAAATCTGGACTCACTTTGTCcatcaaatcccagaaaccacgcTGTCCAAGTTCCTGTCTTCACCTGCATCTGCAATACATACAGAGACTCTACCAAAATGAGGTGAATGAACTCAATTGTTCCTGGAGAAGAAGACGTTGAAGGCACATAAAGAGAAGGACAAGTGCTTTGAAATTATGTGTCAAAGTGGTGGGCTACAGCTTTGTCTCTTGAAACGGTGGAAACAAAACATGGTGGAGGCCATATTAATTGTCTAAACAAAGCATTCAAACCTGACCATGTATGCTTAACTAGAAGACAAATGTGGCAAGGATTAACCAAATGATCCTTGGGGCCGTAGCATGATCAGTATAAAGACAAAGTGAAGAATGATGGCAAGATTAATTAAATAATCTCTTGAGGCCATGATGTGATTTgtaagaagacaaaaaaaaaaacagtggaAGACCAATTGACAGCCACGAGGCTTGGCGGTGGGAAATTGATCAACATACTTGGTCAAAAAGTCTCATATGCATGGTGCTACTGTAGCtttgaacaaaaaaacaaaagccttCAAAATATACAAATCAAGTCTGTATACGGGGAATCACTCCACGACCTGGCCTCTTTGGGTTTCAATTTTGTCCAAGACATGAAGTCGGTTCAAAATGGGTGTAGATATAAAATCAAAACTTATGGGTGTCCATCCATGGGTTGCAAGCTGCTAGGCTCAACCAATTTCGGAGCAGTACGAAGCCCAATTTCAAAAGCCCGTTATACAACTTCGCAAAAGTTCAGGCCCCATCAAATTGTTTTTCGCCGATAAGTGAAGAAGGTGACACAAAGCCCATTACAAAGTCCAAGGCCCATTATGATGCCCATATCACTTTTCCACCTGGCGTTGATGAAACTAAAGCCTGAGGATAAATATGGGTGTCCAGAGCACTTTAAAGCTCGAGCCCGATTAATTTGCAGCCTAAAGCCCATTCCAAATCACAAGGCTCACTGCAAATCTCAGTACATCGGGTCTGGGTCAAATCAACAGACACTCTACCAAATTAGGTGTCCCaaagaaatacatttgacgGGTTCAAAAAAACATACACTCATCCGTCGGATAAAAAAGTCGGTACAAAACCGAAATCCCAAATAtgatgaactacagtggtttgatcccttcacagggtatgtaggcagtctagcgacccactagatgcaaccgcaactccaaacagaatccctgactccaccagtcaaattcaaccaatcccaaatgaatcactgactccagtcaaattctcccaacaccagaaaaaaatcaaattcattcccaaatcacacaaataaagtccaaaccaaattcaagggctttaaacactttcccaaacacaaattcaaaataaatgggtcatttacccatttaaatctaaaaagccggaactacatgtggtttgatcccgcaaagggtatgtaggcaatctagaaccaaatctatctagatgcaaccgcatcctaaacacaaaatcgaatctCTGGTCCACTTAAACCAAATTCGTCCCAAACACTACTCTAATTCCAGAATCAAAAGCCTCCAATGAGTCatccactcattggaactcttgaactacgagtggcttgatccctctccaagggtacgtaggcaacccattcacatatccgggtgcagccgcaaaaacaaataaacaaacacacatcccatcaattggtttcttcataaatggaatcaaagggtgtttccctgtaacaagggattgtaattaagagacacattctgtcttgaatggatcgaacccaaaataataaaaactctattcactaaatgaatacgagtgaaattatgttgggtgacatttacgctcactgtgtgcagaTTTTCTCCCAACACTAGACTTCTTCTACCAGTACTTCCAATTCCAACTCTTATAACAATTCAAATTTCCTTAATAATCTCGTCACATGGTAATTCTGTCAAATTATggaattactatggacacccatcaTTTGGCTTAAATTAAATTTTGTTGGGGCTCATACTCCTGTTCAAAAGTATGCTTTTGTCGATGGGATTCTCATTTCACTCGATTAGGAAAGAATAGGAGATAAATGAGTAGATTAGAAaacttttttttgggggggggggggtccagACTCCTTAAAAATCCTCCACATCTTCGCCATCTCTCTACTGTTGGAGATTCGATTCCAGTTTGTGTTCTGCTGCACACAGACTATCAATCTCagagttttgaatcttttggattAAAAAAGGTTGAGACACAAGAGTCTGGGTATCAACTTagccggtgcacaagagttcAGGCACTAATGatacatttttctcttaattcttTTGAGAGGTTACTTTTAAACTGTGGCAGTCTTGACATAACATGAAATATCATGTTATAACATATTAAATATTTGCTAACACACTTTTCTTTATTAAAATTCTCGGTGTCATAATCTCAGTATTGGTAAAACATGATGTTTAGGAGCTGCTCTCAGTGATGGAACTAAAAATTGTTGATCTAGGGATGAGAAGATTTTgatgagaaaataaaattttgaaattttggctTAAAAATAGTATGCTATACTGTAGTCCCATGGTTTTAAGTGCAAAATCACGGTCTCAGACATTTTTAGCCTTTTAAAGAAACTTCCAGAGTTGGTTCCATGGATTTAAAAAACCACTTGATATTTTTCGGTATACGTACTTATCAATGTTACTATGACTGCAAAAATCATAGcaatacactactacaaaaattgaatcagacgacggctaaaaaccgtcgtctgatatggaggcaAAGTGTCGTCTATCGAGGCACCGTCTGATGAAGatcgattgtagggaaccgtcgtgtgaagggctcggcagcatggCGCGCAACATGTCCGCAACCTGTCGACAGCATTAGTTGTTGCGTGACTATTCTTCAGACGACGggcgactttagaaactgttgtgtgaaggcaattcagaggtcgctttattttatgcccgttgtgtgtctttcattcagacgacagtttttcaaagtatccattatctattttacattcagacgacagtttttatttttgggtcattgtgactattgtgcacatacgacagtttttttgtggttattgtagtcctaatagaatgattcaatgcattatatttGCTAGATGTGGAATCAAAAAAGACCAAATtaactgatcaatatatatatagaagaaattgttataattcacatcatgcaccaaaatgaaTTGTGCAAAGTTAATCTTTTATCCCcaaaaggagtacatctaatagtACTCTCATAGCAGAATACATCTAGAAATTTACTTGTgtctagctttgcaagctttgctgctctcatggcctcattggagtctagctttgGAAGTTTCCAAGCACTAACTCTGTAGGATTGCGAGTAATACCCTGATCTTCTGAGATATCCATAACCCAACGTCTTTAAGTTGCTTGTTTCTTGAAGCATCTTGTTGGTTCATGGATTGCAAGCTCTTTAAAAGAAGATCATGTCCTGCTTCCTCAGCAATCACAATAACCATATGTCCATTTTCTAAGTCGTTTTTCAATGAACTCAAAAAGTCCACCTCGTCATTTTAAGAAAGAAAGGGGGAATCTGGAATCAAACAATAGTCCACATCACGACTGGCAAGTGTAGCATACATAGCTATGAAACCTGCAACATGAATATATAGGTGCTATGTACAACTGCAAGcagtcaacaacaaaatcagcATGACAGAACCAAATTCATTTAGCATCTAATGTTGTACAAAAATATATTGACGAAGCTGCATACGTACTCTAGTTGATAATCCACAAGTTAACAACATATGAGGTTGATATGATTGTCAATTCAATGACATTAAAACAGCAACCGTGTATTTATAACTAAAGATGTACAAGCCACAACAATTGAAAGATAAAAGAGACAGAAAATTACCATTGCATTTGAAGGAAGTACAAGACCTCCGGGTTCTAGCTTTGCTGCtctcaaaatatataaaaattaccATTACTTAAGGAGTCTAGCTTTGCTGCTATCACAGAAAATCTGAATCCAATACGAACTAGGACAAAACACTAGTAGAACACAAAACTCAAGTAGGGAAAAATACAAACTCAACTAGCAAGACTTTAACAAACAATAACCAtgttcaaacataaacaaaTTTATGAAAACTTAAATGTCACTGAGATAATGAATTAGATCACAAAGCAAAGAACACCAGTTTTCAGAATTAAACCTCAGGACCAAAATATACTCAACACTGAACTAATTGCATGATAAGAATCAGACATCTAAAACTGCAGATCACATAAACAAACACATCGCGATTACAAAATTTAATCACTTGCCCAATGAAAAGTACAATCAAATCAACAGACAAGCAATCAGAATCTCTCATTCCTTGATAATAGTAATAGTAGTAACTAACTATATCATCTGCAGTAAAGCCAATAGGATCGGTTAAGAAACTCAGTAACTCTCTAGACAATTCTAACAAAGTTGAATCATTCAAAGTTATTagtagaacaagtaat is a window from the Rosa chinensis cultivar Old Blush chromosome 2, RchiOBHm-V2, whole genome shotgun sequence genome containing:
- the LOC112189750 gene encoding uncharacterized protein LOC112189750, translated to MQVKTGTWTAWFLGFDGQSCWKYSKRTSRVNYFLQTPILCFVWLMFWLLCSLRGLFCNWCKAICCTAVERKGRRLSVVTVVDFQNGWHDTPPIGHTLVDTHVSYTRLRPFGDLYGSTATPVKETLQKKQEVAERPQPFSVCLPAPPSNCWKLLLSFAAGLHLSLDVFSVLQSFLLLPFFSSVW